A genomic segment from Amycolatopsis camponoti encodes:
- a CDS encoding MlaD family protein, with the protein MLTRFVRVQVTLFVVIAVLGVAYVGATYAGLDKVFFDRGYTVKAQFPTGGGIFTNAEVTYRGVPIGRVGELRLTAAGMEADLEIDSGTAPVPADTEAVVADRSAVGEQYVDLRPRTDGGPKLRDGSVITQADTKIPLPVDVVLSTVDSFANSVPQPALRTVVDELYDATSDAGPALDQLVGRGIEFVQAASAHVAPLTRFVTDAHVVLDTQVQQAGAIRSFGANAKLLASTLKQSDGDLRTLIPAVPAAANEVGALIRDSGPQLGVLLANLLTTADVLEARRGGLRQLLITAPQAVAAGTAVIRPDGAHFGLSLTFFDPPPCTTGYTTPYHDGLDTSARPLNTAARCALPKGDPTNVRGSQNAPGGRP; encoded by the coding sequence ATGCTGACCCGGTTCGTGCGCGTGCAGGTGACGCTCTTCGTCGTCATCGCCGTGCTCGGCGTCGCCTACGTCGGCGCCACCTACGCGGGTCTCGACAAGGTGTTCTTCGACCGCGGTTACACGGTGAAGGCGCAGTTCCCGACCGGCGGCGGCATCTTCACGAACGCCGAGGTCACCTACCGCGGCGTGCCGATCGGCCGCGTCGGCGAGCTGCGGCTGACCGCGGCCGGGATGGAAGCCGACCTCGAGATCGACTCCGGCACCGCGCCGGTCCCGGCCGACACCGAGGCCGTCGTCGCCGACCGCTCGGCCGTCGGCGAGCAGTACGTCGACCTGCGCCCGCGCACGGACGGCGGGCCGAAACTGCGGGACGGCTCGGTGATCACGCAGGCCGACACGAAGATCCCGCTGCCGGTGGACGTCGTCTTGTCGACAGTGGACTCCTTCGCCAACTCCGTGCCCCAGCCGGCGCTGCGCACGGTCGTCGACGAGCTGTACGACGCGACGTCCGACGCCGGCCCGGCGCTCGACCAGCTCGTCGGCCGCGGCATCGAGTTCGTGCAGGCGGCGAGCGCGCACGTGGCGCCGCTGACCCGGTTCGTCACCGACGCGCACGTCGTGCTCGACACCCAGGTGCAGCAGGCCGGCGCGATCCGCAGCTTCGGTGCCAACGCGAAGCTGCTGGCGTCGACCTTGAAACAGTCCGACGGCGACCTGCGCACGCTCATCCCGGCGGTGCCCGCGGCGGCGAACGAGGTCGGCGCGCTGATCCGCGATTCCGGGCCGCAGCTGGGGGTGCTGCTGGCCAACCTGCTGACCACCGCGGACGTCCTCGAAGCGCGCCGGGGCGGGCTGCGGCAGCTGCTGATCACCGCGCCGCAGGCGGTCGCCGCCGGCACCGCGGTCATCCGGCCGGACGGCGCGCACTTCGGGCTGTCACTGACCTTCTTCGATCCGCCGCCGTGCACCACCGGGTACACGACGCCGTACCACGACGGCCTCGACACCTCGGCCCGCCCGCTGAACACGGCCGCGCGCTGCGCGCTGCCGAAGGGCGACCCGACGAACGTGCGGGGTTCGCAGAACGCACCGGGAGGACGGCCGTGA